A section of the Primulina eburnea isolate SZY01 chromosome 1, ASM2296580v1, whole genome shotgun sequence genome encodes:
- the LOC140827107 gene encoding uncharacterized protein encodes MLDHFVLGLDHLYAKPVYMNLKDNISSHDQAPLTSPSWCIAPFDPEGILSSITAAVACIIGLHYGHTLIQLQHHKEQPWNWSVYSVLLIVLRLLLAFSADESDSATYTAENSESCMPKWVGTCIHKYTLSQFVL; translated from the exons ATGTTAGATCACTTTGTGCTTGGACTTGACCATCTTTATGCAAAACCCGTGTACATGAATTTGAAG GACAATATATCCAGCCATGATCAAGCTCCATTGACTTCACCCTCATGGTGTATTGCACCTTTTGATCCTGAAGGCATTTTAAG TTCAATTACAGCTGCTGTAGCTTGCATCATCGGACTCCATTATGGCCACACTTTGATACAATTACAG CATCACAAAGAACAGCCGTGGAATTGGTCAGTTTACTCTGTTTTATTAATAGTTTTAAGATTGTTACTTGCCTTCTCAG CAGACGAGAGCGATTCTGCTACGTACACAGCTGAAAACTCTGAATCATGCATGCCTAAGTGGGTTGGAACATGCATACATAAATATACTTTGAGCCAGTTTGTATTATAA